The sequence below is a genomic window from Parafrankia irregularis.
GCGCAGCGCCTGGCCGGCGACGGCCTGGCGGTGGCCGTGCTCGACCTGGAGGAGTCCGCGACGAAGAGCACCGTCGAGGCGATCATCGCCGCGGGCGGGAGGGCGATCGGCCTCGGCGCCGACGTCGCCGACGCGGTCGCGGTCGACGCGGCGGTCGCCCGGGTCGCGGCCGAGCTGGGCGCACCGACCGTGCTGGTCAACAACGCCGGCATCACCCGCGACAACATGCTGTTCAAGATGACCGAGGTCGACTGGGACTCGGTCATGGGCGTGCACCTGCGCGGATCGTTCCTCATGTCACGCGCCGCCCAGAAGTACATGGTGGACGCGAGGTGGGGCCGGATCGTGAACCTGTCCAGCATCTCGGCGCTGGGCAACCGCGGGCAGGCGAACTACGCGGCCGCCAAGGCCGGCCTGCAGGGCTTCACCAAGACGCTGGCGATCGAGCTGGGCAAGTTCGGCATCACCGTGAACTGTGTCGCGCCCGGTTTCATCGTCAGTGACATGACCCGCGCGACCGCCCAGCGCATGGGGGTGGACTGGGAGGAGTACGTGGCCGCGGCGACGGCGGCGATCCCGGTTGGCCGCCCCGGGCAGGTCACCGACATCGCCAATGCGGTGTCGTTCTTCGTCGGTGCGGCCGCGAGCTTCGTCTCCGGGCAGATCCTCTACGTCGCCGGCGGCCCGAAGGCCTGACCGCCGGCCCGCCGCGGCACCGGGCCCGGCAGGCGTTTGGTGCCGGCCGCGCGTTCTCCCTTCTCCCCCGTCCGCCAGGATGGACATAACGACCCCGGGATTCCGTCCCGGCGGGACACGGGCGAATGTCGGGCGGGCGGCGGGGAGCGGGAGTGATCGTGCGGAGGCGGACGGCGTGAACCATGAGCAGGACCCCGACCGCCTGTCCGGCCCATCCGCTGGTCACACCGCGGACCGCGCGCACAGCGCACCTGACGAACACGGCGCGGCTCACGAACACGGAGCGGACCACGACCACGACCACGGGGTGGGCGCGCTGCGGGACCTGCTCGCCGGCGCGCTGGCCCGCCCCGTCTCCCTGGTGCGGGCCCGGCCCAAGCGCCGGCTTCCCGCCCCCGGCACGGGCGAGGCCCCGTCCGGACGGGTCGTGGCCTGCCACGTCTACGCCGACGGCCGCCGGGTGCCCGACGGCTCGAACCTGCTCACCGCGGCCCGCATCGCCCGCCGCCACCACGGCGCGTTCGCCTGGGTGGGGCTGTTCGAGCCCAGCGACACCGAGCTCAGTTCGATCGCGGAGCTCTACGGCCTGCCGGAGCTCGCGGTGGAGGACGCCATCGTCGCCCACCAGCGCCCCAAGATCGAACTGTACGGCAGCACGCTGTTCATGGTTCTCAAGACCGCCAGCTACGTGGAGCACGACGAGATCGCCGAGGACACCGAGGTCGTCGTCACCGGCGAGGTGATGGTCTTCATCGGCCCGGACTTCGTCGTGACCGTGCGGCACGGCAACCACGGTGCCCTGGAGCAGCTGCGCGCCAACCTGGAGGGGCAGCCCGCGATGCTGCGCCACGGGCCGTCCGCGGTGCTGCACGGGGTGTGCGACGGGATCGTCGACAACTACCTGGCGCTGGTGGAACGCCTCGACGCCGACGTCGACGCCGTCGAGGCGCTGGTGTTCGAACGCTCCGCCCGGGCCCCGGTGGAGAAGCTCTACCAGCTCAAGCGCGAGCTGCTGGAGTTCAAGCACGCCGTCACCCCGCTCAACGGGCCGCTGCGCATGCTGTCGGACACCGCCCTGCCGATGATCGACCCGCACGTGCGCGACCATTTCCGGGACGTGTTCGACCACCTCGTCCAGGTGACCCAGCGGGTCGCCCACCTCGACGAGCTGCTGTCCTCGATCCTGCAGGCGACGCTGACGCAGGTGACGATCGCCCAGAACGAGGACATGCGCAAGATCAGCGCCTGGGTCGCCATCGGCGCCGTCCCGACCGCCATCGCCGGCATCTACGGGATGAACTTCGAGCACATGCCGGAGCTGCGCGAGGTCTGGGGCTACCCGGCGGTCCTCACACTGATGGCCGTCATCTGCCTGTCCCTCCACCGGGCGTTCCGCCGCAACGGCTGGCTCTGAACGCCGGGGTGTCCGAACGCTGGTGTGTCCCCGGATGTGGCGGGCATGCCTAGCGGGGAGCAACCAGGCAGGCGCAGCAGCAGGCGCCAACCAGTGGCGCGAGGGAGTGGTGCCATGGCGCGCACGGCATCACCGGTGGGCCCGGCGAAACCACTGGACCCCGGCACGGAGCAGATCCAGGCCGATCCCGCGGTGGCCGATCTGCTGGGCGTCCTGCGCCGGCACCTGGCAATGGACGTCGCGTTCCTCGGCCGGCTCGACGAGCAGTGTCTGCTCCTGCAGGTCTTCGACGGTGACCCGGCCGCCTTCGGGCTCGCGCCGGGCAGCACCGTCCGCCGCCACGCCGCGCTCTATCCCACCGCGCTCGCGCACGACGCCCCGATCGTCATCCCGGACACCCAGGCCGACCGGCGCACCGCCCAGGCACCGATCGTGCAGGGGCTCGGAATCGGCTCGTACGCGGCGGCGCTGGTCTACGACAACGACGACGAGGTCTACGGGCTCGTCGGCTGCCTCGGGCGGCAGCCGCGGCCGCACCTGCGGCCCCGGGACGGGCAGTTCGTCGACCTGCTGGCGGCGTTCCTGCGCGACGCGGTGATCGATCTGCGCCGGGTGTGGGAGTCCCGCAGCCACCTCTCCCGGATCATCAGCGACCTGATCGACGACGGCGGGCCCCAGATCGTGTTCCAGCCGGTGGTCAGTCTCGCCGACGGCAGCATCGCCGGGGTCGAGGCACTGTCCCGGTTCCCCGACTCGCACCGTGACCCGGAAGGCTGGTTCAAGGTCGCCGCCCAGGTGGGCCTGGGCACCGAGCTGGAGCTGGCGGCGATCCGCCACGCGCTCACCGCGCTGCCCGGCCTGCCGCCCTCGGTGGCGCTGTCACTGAACGCCGCACCGGCGACGATCGCCTCCGGCCTGCTGGGGCTGCTCCGGTCGTTCGGGGCCTGCGACCGGGTCATCGTGGAGATCACCGAACACGAGTACTTCAGCACCGACCCGGTGGTCATGCGCGACATCCAGGCGCTGCGCTCGCTGGGCACCCGCATCGCGGTGGACGACACCGGCACCGGCTACGCCGGGCTCGAACAGCTCATCCAGCTGCGCCCCGAGATCGTCAAACTGGACTATCTGATCACCCACCTGATGGACGTCGACCCCGCGCGGCGCGCGGTCGCGGCCGCCATCGTGAGCGTCGCCCGGGAGATCGGCGGCCAGGTCATCGCGGAGGGCATCGAGTCCACCGCCGAGCTGCGGACGGCCACCGAGATCGGTATCGGCTTCGGCCAGGGCTATCTGCTCGGCCGCCCGGCCCGCACCCTGCGCGCCGCCTGCTCCCCCACCCCAGGCCTGTTCCGCCCGGACCCGGCGCCGGCGCCGGCACGCTGAAGGCGCGCGCTCCGGGAGCCGCGGCGTCGCGGTCCATCACGGGTGGGAGTCCAGCGCGGGGTGCGGGCCTAGCGCGGGATGTTGCCGGGCAGTTCCATCATCCGCTGGAGCAGGCGGGCCAGGAAGACCGTGTGCTGGTGCAGCAGCGCGCGGTCAAGCTTGTCGAGGTTGCCGCCCGGGGTGACCTGCAGCAGGTACGCCGGGCCGGTGATCATCGCGATGGTGGGGATGCCCAGCCGGTAGGCGAAGGTGCCCTCCCCGTACAGGCCGTTCTGGAAGGGCTTCTGGATACCGGCGCGGGTCAGGCCGCTGGTGCGGACCTCGTCCTGCGCCAGGGTGCGCAGCGTGTCGCTGTTGCCGACGGCGACCGCGACCGGTTCGGTGCGCCCGGTCGCCCGGTAGGGGCCGGTGCCGCCCTGGTCGTCCCAGCCGAGGGTGCCCAGGTGCTCGGCGACGAGCGCCATCTCCACCCCGCCGGTGATCTCGGGGTGGGCCCGCAGCCAGGCATCGGGCTTGACGGTGGCGCCGTCGGCGGTCATGTGGTTCGGCGAGAACATGAACAGCAGGTCACGGGACCGCGTGCTGGCCGGGAAGCGGCTGAAGTACTCGGCCAGCGCGCACAGCGCGGGTCCGCCGTTCTCCTCGACGGCGTTCTGCCCGTCGGTGTGGGTCGCGACGAGGACGGTGCCCGCCCGGACGCCGGGCGGTCCGGTGCCCGGCAGCCGGGCGAGCAGGTAGTCCACCGTGGTCTCGCGCCGGTCCGCCGTCAGCACGAGCGTGGCCCGGGCGGGGCCGCGGGCCAGCAGCGCGCGCAGCCGGGCGCCGGACTCCCGGTCCAGCCGCAGGGCCGGCAGCCCGGCGTGCTCCTGCTGGTGCGGGGTGTACTGGCCGGCGGCCAGCGCCGGGCTCTGATCAGAGACCTCGATCATGGCGACGGCGCCGTGGGCACGGGCGGTGGCCAGGTCGGGGGCGGGTGGCACCCCCAGCCAGACGCGGGAGTAGTCCTCCTGTGCGAACTCGGCGCGGGCGGTGGGGGGATGCACCGTGTAGGCGAGATCGGTGAGCACCGAGGCGTGCAGCCGCGCGATCGGTGCGTCGACGACGACCACCGCCCCGGTGAGCGGCCCCGCCGCGCCGCCACCAGCTCCCGCAGCGGCACCGGCACCCGCGGAGGCACCGGCGGCGGCCTGGTAGGCCGCCTCGTCACCGGGGCCCAGGTCGACCACGGGGCCGGTCACTCCGGCCGGCCCGGTCTCACCGGAGCGCGGCCGGTAGGAGGCGACCGGAAGAGTCCAGGCGGTGCCGCCTGCATCCCTCACCTGCAGTGACCATCGCCCGGCCAGCCACTGCGCGAGCCGGGTCGGATGACGGGTCACGGTGAGGCCGTAGCCGCGCAGCTGGCGCTCGAGGTCGTCGATGTGGCCGCGGTGCGCCGCCGACCCGGTGTGCCGGGGCCCCACCGCGGTCATCCGGTCGACCCAGCTCCACAGCGTGTCGGCGTCGACGAGGTCCTGCGCGGTGACCGGCCCGGGCGTGCCGGTGGCGAACGGCCGCCGCACCGCGCCCGCGCCTGTCACGGCGCGCCCGCCGCCGCCGGCTCCGGCGGCATCGCCCGCGGTGCCGGACCCGTCACAGCCGGCGGCCAGGGTCCCCGCGACGGCGGTGAACGCGCCGGACGCCGTCAGTCGCAGGGTCGTGTCCAGAAAGCGCCGGCGGCTCGTCGCCGGCGGTTCGTCGCCTGCCGTCACGGATCTGATCGTGACACGGGCGGCCACGCAGCGCCCTCAGGATCGCACCGAAAGTGCTCAGGAGGGCGGGTGGGGCGCGGCCGGGCGCATGAGGTCACCGACCGCGGCGCGGACCATGACGCCGAGGTCCTCGTCGCCGACCCCGGCGAACACCTCGCTGCCGAGCAGGAAGCCTCCGACGATCGCGCCCAGGGCGCAGGCCAGCCGCACCCGCCGCTCGATCGGCACCTCGTCGTTGGAAAGCAGCCGCAGGAGCCGCTCCTGCAGATCGGAGTGGCTCCCGCCCTGGCCGTGGTGGTCGGGTAGCCGGTCGAGCGCATGGTGGTTGCGCATGTGGAACAGGAACAGCGTCCGGTTGGCGAGCATGGCGCCGACGATCAGGTCCAGCGCCGCGGGCCACCGGTCGGGGCTGGCGAGGTCGGCCTCCAGGTCCTCGAAGCCGGCCCGCCCCAGCTCGTGCAGCCGCAGGTGCAGTGCCAGCAGGATGTCGTCCTTGCTGGCGAAGTGGTAGTACAGCGCGGCCTTGGTGATGTTCAGCCGCTGCGCGATCTCACGCAGCGAAACCGCCTCGTAGCCGGAGTGCGTGAACAGCTCGAGAGCGACGTCGAGGATCCGT
It includes:
- the fabG gene encoding 3-oxoacyl-ACP reductase FabG, with the protein product MPESPTRVAIVTGAARGIGAAIAQRLAGDGLAVAVLDLEESATKSTVEAIIAAGGRAIGLGADVADAVAVDAAVARVAAELGAPTVLVNNAGITRDNMLFKMTEVDWDSVMGVHLRGSFLMSRAAQKYMVDARWGRIVNLSSISALGNRGQANYAAAKAGLQGFTKTLAIELGKFGITVNCVAPGFIVSDMTRATAQRMGVDWEEYVAAATAAIPVGRPGQVTDIANAVSFFVGAAASFVSGQILYVAGGPKA
- a CDS encoding magnesium and cobalt transport protein CorA; translation: MNHEQDPDRLSGPSAGHTADRAHSAPDEHGAAHEHGADHDHDHGVGALRDLLAGALARPVSLVRARPKRRLPAPGTGEAPSGRVVACHVYADGRRVPDGSNLLTAARIARRHHGAFAWVGLFEPSDTELSSIAELYGLPELAVEDAIVAHQRPKIELYGSTLFMVLKTASYVEHDEIAEDTEVVVTGEVMVFIGPDFVVTVRHGNHGALEQLRANLEGQPAMLRHGPSAVLHGVCDGIVDNYLALVERLDADVDAVEALVFERSARAPVEKLYQLKRELLEFKHAVTPLNGPLRMLSDTALPMIDPHVRDHFRDVFDHLVQVTQRVAHLDELLSSILQATLTQVTIAQNEDMRKISAWVAIGAVPTAIAGIYGMNFEHMPELREVWGYPAVLTLMAVICLSLHRAFRRNGWL
- a CDS encoding sensor domain-containing phosphodiesterase, with amino-acid sequence MARTASPVGPAKPLDPGTEQIQADPAVADLLGVLRRHLAMDVAFLGRLDEQCLLLQVFDGDPAAFGLAPGSTVRRHAALYPTALAHDAPIVIPDTQADRRTAQAPIVQGLGIGSYAAALVYDNDDEVYGLVGCLGRQPRPHLRPRDGQFVDLLAAFLRDAVIDLRRVWESRSHLSRIISDLIDDGGPQIVFQPVVSLADGSIAGVEALSRFPDSHRDPEGWFKVAAQVGLGTELELAAIRHALTALPGLPPSVALSLNAAPATIASGLLGLLRSFGACDRVIVEITEHEYFSTDPVVMRDIQALRSLGTRIAVDDTGTGYAGLEQLIQLRPEIVKLDYLITHLMDVDPARRAVAAAIVSVAREIGGQVIAEGIESTAELRTATEIGIGFGQGYLLGRPARTLRAACSPTPGLFRPDPAPAPAR
- a CDS encoding PA domain-containing protein, with the translated sequence MTAGDEPPATSRRRFLDTTLRLTASGAFTAVAGTLAAGCDGSGTAGDAAGAGGGGRAVTGAGAVRRPFATGTPGPVTAQDLVDADTLWSWVDRMTAVGPRHTGSAAHRGHIDDLERQLRGYGLTVTRHPTRLAQWLAGRWSLQVRDAGGTAWTLPVASYRPRSGETGPAGVTGPVVDLGPGDEAAYQAAAGASAGAGAAAGAGGGAAGPLTGAVVVVDAPIARLHASVLTDLAYTVHPPTARAEFAQEDYSRVWLGVPPAPDLATARAHGAVAMIEVSDQSPALAAGQYTPHQQEHAGLPALRLDRESGARLRALLARGPARATLVLTADRRETTVDYLLARLPGTGPPGVRAGTVLVATHTDGQNAVEENGGPALCALAEYFSRFPASTRSRDLLFMFSPNHMTADGATVKPDAWLRAHPEITGGVEMALVAEHLGTLGWDDQGGTGPYRATGRTEPVAVAVGNSDTLRTLAQDEVRTSGLTRAGIQKPFQNGLYGEGTFAYRLGIPTIAMITGPAYLLQVTPGGNLDKLDRALLHQHTVFLARLLQRMMELPGNIPR
- a CDS encoding TetR/AcrR family transcriptional regulator → MPRPPAPAAGEKSTRERILDVALELFTHSGYEAVSLREIAQRLNITKAALYYHFASKDDILLALHLRLHELGRAGFEDLEADLASPDRWPAALDLIVGAMLANRTLFLFHMRNHHALDRLPDHHGQGGSHSDLQERLLRLLSNDEVPIERRVRLACALGAIVGGFLLGSEVFAGVGDEDLGVMVRAAVGDLMRPAAPHPPS